The following coding sequences are from one Panicum hallii strain FIL2 chromosome 5, PHallii_v3.1, whole genome shotgun sequence window:
- the LOC112895681 gene encoding profilin, with translation MSWQAYVDDHLLCDIDGQRLSAAAILGHDGAVWAQSDAFPQVKPEEITAIMNDFNEPGSLAPTGLYLGGSKYMVIQGEPGVVIRGKKGPGGITIKKTNLAIIIGIYEEPMAPGQCNMVVERLGDYLVDQGF, from the exons atGTCGTGGCAGGCGTACGTGGACGACCACCTGCTCTGTGACATCGACGGCCAGCgcctcagcgccgccgccatcctcgGCCACGACGGCGCCGTCTGGGCCCAGTCCGACGCCTTCCCGCAG GTCAAACCTGAAGAAATCACTGCAATAATGAATGACTTCAATGAACCAGGCTCTCTAGCACCCACTGGTTTATACCTGGGGGGTAGCAAATACATGGTTATCCAAGGTGAACCTGGAGTTGTCATTCGAGGGAAGAAG GGACCAGGTGGGATTACCATCAAGAAGACCAATCTAGCCATAATCATTGGGATCTATGAGGAACCAATGGCTCCTGGCCAGTGCAACATGGTTGTGGAGAGGCTTGGTGATTATCTTGTAGATCAGGGCTTCTAA
- the LOC112894583 gene encoding NAC domain-containing protein 75-like isoform X2, translating to MNRGHSSSSSKLINEKLEEHRISTAKHCPHCGEKIDSKPDWVGLPAGVKFDPTDQELIEHLEAKVKDEGSRSHPLIDEFIPTIDGEDGICYTHPEKLPGVTRDGLSKHFFHRPSKAYTTGTRKRRKIQTECDVHKGETRWHKTGKTRPVMVNGRKKGCKKILVLYTNFGKHRKPEKTNWVMHQYHLGDLEEEKEGELVVCKIFYQTQPRQCSWSSERGAAAAAMAATTVQEQRRRDSGSGSCSSRDHEVSATSFPAGYTVTTAVEMQQHMKQHSADHFSFAPFRKTFDQEVGIGGDQVPSNQLGRSEQHHGVQEQQPHRPVLATTAVPATAFLISRPSNPVSTIVPPAMQHTSVVLDHDQFHVPAILLHHHDKFQNMQQQHQHQQPQPQQKLDRRSAGLEELIMGCTSSTSTKGETSIPQSQETEWPYHYWPPDNQDHHG from the exons ATGAATAGGGGCCACAGCAGCAGCTCCTCGAAGCTCATCAACGAGAAGCTCGAGGAACACCGGATCTCCACCGCCAAGCACTGCCCCCACTGCGGCGAGAAAATCGACAGCAAGCCG GATTGGGTGGGGCTGCCGGCCGGCGTCAAGTTCGATCCAACTGAccaggagctgatcgagcaccTCGAGGCGAAAGTGAAGGATGAAGGCTCGAGATCTCACCCTCTCATCGACGAGTTCATACCCACAATAGATGGGGAGGACGGCATATGTTACACCCACCCCGAGAAACTTCCAG GTGTGACCAGGGATGGCCTGAGCAAGCACTTCTTCCACCGGCCATCCAAGGCCTATACGACGGGcacgaggaagaggaggaagataCAGACGGAGTGCGACGTCCACAAGGGCGAGACGAGGTGGCACAAGACCGGAAAGACGCGGCCGGTGATGGTGAACGGCCGGAAGAAGGGGTGCAAGAAGATTCTGGTGCTGTACACCAACTTCGGCAAGCACCGCAAGCCGGAGAAGACGAACTGGGTGATGCACCAGTACCACCTCGGCGACCTCGAAGAGGAGAAGGAGGGGGAGCTGGTGGTGTGCAAGATCTTCTACCAGACGCAACCCAGGCAGTGCAGCTGGTCTTCCGAACggggcgccgccgctgctgccatGGCAGCAACGACAGTACAGGAGCAGCGTAGGAGGGATAGTGGCAGCGGAAGCTGCTCGTCGAGGGACCACGAGGTGTCGGCTACATCGTTCCCGGCCGGATACACGGTCACCACGGCCGTCGAGATGCAGCAGCATATGAAGCAGCACTCCGCGGACCATTTCAGCTTCGCGCCTTTCAGGAAGACCTTCGATCAGGAG GTTGGCATAGGTGGTGATCAGGTGCCATCTAATCAGCTTGGACGATCAGAACAGCATCATGGCGTCCAGGAGCAGCAGCCACACCGTCCGGTGCTCGCGACCACGGCCGTCCCAGCCACGGCTTTCCTGATCAGTAGGCCATCGAACCCGGTCTCGACTATTGTGCCACCTGCAATGCAGCACACGTCAGTTGTTCTCGATCATGATCAGTTCCATGTGCCAGCAATCCTTCTACATCACCACGACAAATTTCAG AACATGCAACAACAGCATCAGCACCAACAGCCACAGCCACAGCAAAAGCTTGACCGCAGGTCTGCTGGCTTGGAAGAATTGATAATGGGCTGCACGTCGTCCACAAGCACAAAAGGG GAAACTTCAATTCCTCAGTCCCAAGAGACAGAATGGCCTTACCATTACTGGCCGCCTGACAACCAAGATCATCATGGATAG
- the LOC112894583 gene encoding NAC domain-containing protein 75-like isoform X4 translates to MNRGHSSSSSKLINEKLEEHRISTAKHCPHCGEKIDSKPDWVGLPAGVKFDPTDQELIEHLEAKVKDEGSRSHPLIDEFIPTIDGEDGICYTHPEKLPGVTRDGLSKHFFHRPSKAYTTGTRKRRKIQTECDVHKGETRWHKTGKTRPVMVNGRKKGCKKILVLYTNFGKHRKPEKTNWVMHQYHLGDLEEEKEGELVVCKIFYQTQPRQCSWSSERGAAAAAMAATTVQEQRRRDSGSGSCSSRDHEVSATSFPAGYTVTTAVEMQQHMKQHSADHFSFAPFRKTFDQEVGIGGDQVPSNQLGRSEQHHGVQEQQPHRPVLATTAVPATAFLISRPSNPVSTIVPPAMQHTSVVLDHDQFHVPAILLHHHDKFQHQHQQPQPQQKLDRRSAGLEELIMGCTSSTSTKGETSIPQSQETEWPYHYWPPDNQDHHG, encoded by the exons ATGAATAGGGGCCACAGCAGCAGCTCCTCGAAGCTCATCAACGAGAAGCTCGAGGAACACCGGATCTCCACCGCCAAGCACTGCCCCCACTGCGGCGAGAAAATCGACAGCAAGCCG GATTGGGTGGGGCTGCCGGCCGGCGTCAAGTTCGATCCAACTGAccaggagctgatcgagcaccTCGAGGCGAAAGTGAAGGATGAAGGCTCGAGATCTCACCCTCTCATCGACGAGTTCATACCCACAATAGATGGGGAGGACGGCATATGTTACACCCACCCCGAGAAACTTCCAG GTGTGACCAGGGATGGCCTGAGCAAGCACTTCTTCCACCGGCCATCCAAGGCCTATACGACGGGcacgaggaagaggaggaagataCAGACGGAGTGCGACGTCCACAAGGGCGAGACGAGGTGGCACAAGACCGGAAAGACGCGGCCGGTGATGGTGAACGGCCGGAAGAAGGGGTGCAAGAAGATTCTGGTGCTGTACACCAACTTCGGCAAGCACCGCAAGCCGGAGAAGACGAACTGGGTGATGCACCAGTACCACCTCGGCGACCTCGAAGAGGAGAAGGAGGGGGAGCTGGTGGTGTGCAAGATCTTCTACCAGACGCAACCCAGGCAGTGCAGCTGGTCTTCCGAACggggcgccgccgctgctgccatGGCAGCAACGACAGTACAGGAGCAGCGTAGGAGGGATAGTGGCAGCGGAAGCTGCTCGTCGAGGGACCACGAGGTGTCGGCTACATCGTTCCCGGCCGGATACACGGTCACCACGGCCGTCGAGATGCAGCAGCATATGAAGCAGCACTCCGCGGACCATTTCAGCTTCGCGCCTTTCAGGAAGACCTTCGATCAGGAG GTTGGCATAGGTGGTGATCAGGTGCCATCTAATCAGCTTGGACGATCAGAACAGCATCATGGCGTCCAGGAGCAGCAGCCACACCGTCCGGTGCTCGCGACCACGGCCGTCCCAGCCACGGCTTTCCTGATCAGTAGGCCATCGAACCCGGTCTCGACTATTGTGCCACCTGCAATGCAGCACACGTCAGTTGTTCTCGATCATGATCAGTTCCATGTGCCAGCAATCCTTCTACATCACCACGACAAATTTCAG CATCAGCACCAACAGCCACAGCCACAGCAAAAGCTTGACCGCAGGTCTGCTGGCTTGGAAGAATTGATAATGGGCTGCACGTCGTCCACAAGCACAAAAGGG GAAACTTCAATTCCTCAGTCCCAAGAGACAGAATGGCCTTACCATTACTGGCCGCCTGACAACCAAGATCATCATGGATAG
- the LOC112894583 gene encoding NAC domain-containing protein 75-like isoform X3: MNRGHSSSSSKLINEKLEEHRISTAKHCPHCGEKIDSKPKDWVGLPAGVKFDPTDQELIEHLEAKVKDEGSRSHPLIDEFIPTIDGEDGICYTHPEKLPGVTRDGLSKHFFHRPSKAYTTGTRKRRKIQTECDVHKGETRWHKTGKTRPVMVNGRKKGCKKILVLYTNFGKHRKPEKTNWVMHQYHLGDLEEEKEGELVVCKIFYQTQPRQCSWSSERGAAAAAMAATTVQEQRRRDSGSGSCSSRDHEVSATSFPAGYTVTTAVEMQQHMKQHSADHFSFAPFRKTFDQEVGIGGDQVPSNQLGRSEQHHGVQEQQPHRPVLATTAVPATAFLISRPSNPVSTIVPPAMQHTSVVLDHDQFHVPAILLHHHDKFQHQHQQPQPQQKLDRRSAGLEELIMGCTSSTSTKGETSIPQSQETEWPYHYWPPDNQDHHG, translated from the exons ATGAATAGGGGCCACAGCAGCAGCTCCTCGAAGCTCATCAACGAGAAGCTCGAGGAACACCGGATCTCCACCGCCAAGCACTGCCCCCACTGCGGCGAGAAAATCGACAGCAAGCCG AAGGATTGGGTGGGGCTGCCGGCCGGCGTCAAGTTCGATCCAACTGAccaggagctgatcgagcaccTCGAGGCGAAAGTGAAGGATGAAGGCTCGAGATCTCACCCTCTCATCGACGAGTTCATACCCACAATAGATGGGGAGGACGGCATATGTTACACCCACCCCGAGAAACTTCCAG GTGTGACCAGGGATGGCCTGAGCAAGCACTTCTTCCACCGGCCATCCAAGGCCTATACGACGGGcacgaggaagaggaggaagataCAGACGGAGTGCGACGTCCACAAGGGCGAGACGAGGTGGCACAAGACCGGAAAGACGCGGCCGGTGATGGTGAACGGCCGGAAGAAGGGGTGCAAGAAGATTCTGGTGCTGTACACCAACTTCGGCAAGCACCGCAAGCCGGAGAAGACGAACTGGGTGATGCACCAGTACCACCTCGGCGACCTCGAAGAGGAGAAGGAGGGGGAGCTGGTGGTGTGCAAGATCTTCTACCAGACGCAACCCAGGCAGTGCAGCTGGTCTTCCGAACggggcgccgccgctgctgccatGGCAGCAACGACAGTACAGGAGCAGCGTAGGAGGGATAGTGGCAGCGGAAGCTGCTCGTCGAGGGACCACGAGGTGTCGGCTACATCGTTCCCGGCCGGATACACGGTCACCACGGCCGTCGAGATGCAGCAGCATATGAAGCAGCACTCCGCGGACCATTTCAGCTTCGCGCCTTTCAGGAAGACCTTCGATCAGGAG GTTGGCATAGGTGGTGATCAGGTGCCATCTAATCAGCTTGGACGATCAGAACAGCATCATGGCGTCCAGGAGCAGCAGCCACACCGTCCGGTGCTCGCGACCACGGCCGTCCCAGCCACGGCTTTCCTGATCAGTAGGCCATCGAACCCGGTCTCGACTATTGTGCCACCTGCAATGCAGCACACGTCAGTTGTTCTCGATCATGATCAGTTCCATGTGCCAGCAATCCTTCTACATCACCACGACAAATTTCAG CATCAGCACCAACAGCCACAGCCACAGCAAAAGCTTGACCGCAGGTCTGCTGGCTTGGAAGAATTGATAATGGGCTGCACGTCGTCCACAAGCACAAAAGGG GAAACTTCAATTCCTCAGTCCCAAGAGACAGAATGGCCTTACCATTACTGGCCGCCTGACAACCAAGATCATCATGGATAG
- the LOC112894583 gene encoding NAC domain-containing protein 75-like isoform X1 has translation MNRGHSSSSSKLINEKLEEHRISTAKHCPHCGEKIDSKPKDWVGLPAGVKFDPTDQELIEHLEAKVKDEGSRSHPLIDEFIPTIDGEDGICYTHPEKLPGVTRDGLSKHFFHRPSKAYTTGTRKRRKIQTECDVHKGETRWHKTGKTRPVMVNGRKKGCKKILVLYTNFGKHRKPEKTNWVMHQYHLGDLEEEKEGELVVCKIFYQTQPRQCSWSSERGAAAAAMAATTVQEQRRRDSGSGSCSSRDHEVSATSFPAGYTVTTAVEMQQHMKQHSADHFSFAPFRKTFDQEVGIGGDQVPSNQLGRSEQHHGVQEQQPHRPVLATTAVPATAFLISRPSNPVSTIVPPAMQHTSVVLDHDQFHVPAILLHHHDKFQNMQQQHQHQQPQPQQKLDRRSAGLEELIMGCTSSTSTKGETSIPQSQETEWPYHYWPPDNQDHHG, from the exons ATGAATAGGGGCCACAGCAGCAGCTCCTCGAAGCTCATCAACGAGAAGCTCGAGGAACACCGGATCTCCACCGCCAAGCACTGCCCCCACTGCGGCGAGAAAATCGACAGCAAGCCG AAGGATTGGGTGGGGCTGCCGGCCGGCGTCAAGTTCGATCCAACTGAccaggagctgatcgagcaccTCGAGGCGAAAGTGAAGGATGAAGGCTCGAGATCTCACCCTCTCATCGACGAGTTCATACCCACAATAGATGGGGAGGACGGCATATGTTACACCCACCCCGAGAAACTTCCAG GTGTGACCAGGGATGGCCTGAGCAAGCACTTCTTCCACCGGCCATCCAAGGCCTATACGACGGGcacgaggaagaggaggaagataCAGACGGAGTGCGACGTCCACAAGGGCGAGACGAGGTGGCACAAGACCGGAAAGACGCGGCCGGTGATGGTGAACGGCCGGAAGAAGGGGTGCAAGAAGATTCTGGTGCTGTACACCAACTTCGGCAAGCACCGCAAGCCGGAGAAGACGAACTGGGTGATGCACCAGTACCACCTCGGCGACCTCGAAGAGGAGAAGGAGGGGGAGCTGGTGGTGTGCAAGATCTTCTACCAGACGCAACCCAGGCAGTGCAGCTGGTCTTCCGAACggggcgccgccgctgctgccatGGCAGCAACGACAGTACAGGAGCAGCGTAGGAGGGATAGTGGCAGCGGAAGCTGCTCGTCGAGGGACCACGAGGTGTCGGCTACATCGTTCCCGGCCGGATACACGGTCACCACGGCCGTCGAGATGCAGCAGCATATGAAGCAGCACTCCGCGGACCATTTCAGCTTCGCGCCTTTCAGGAAGACCTTCGATCAGGAG GTTGGCATAGGTGGTGATCAGGTGCCATCTAATCAGCTTGGACGATCAGAACAGCATCATGGCGTCCAGGAGCAGCAGCCACACCGTCCGGTGCTCGCGACCACGGCCGTCCCAGCCACGGCTTTCCTGATCAGTAGGCCATCGAACCCGGTCTCGACTATTGTGCCACCTGCAATGCAGCACACGTCAGTTGTTCTCGATCATGATCAGTTCCATGTGCCAGCAATCCTTCTACATCACCACGACAAATTTCAG AACATGCAACAACAGCATCAGCACCAACAGCCACAGCCACAGCAAAAGCTTGACCGCAGGTCTGCTGGCTTGGAAGAATTGATAATGGGCTGCACGTCGTCCACAAGCACAAAAGGG GAAACTTCAATTCCTCAGTCCCAAGAGACAGAATGGCCTTACCATTACTGGCCGCCTGACAACCAAGATCATCATGGATAG